The proteins below come from a single Papaver somniferum cultivar HN1 chromosome 11, ASM357369v1, whole genome shotgun sequence genomic window:
- the LOC113325043 gene encoding F-box protein At3g03040-like encodes MDFVDGTLHRHSSNVDKFAINWPQPLNESRVYSWVSKVVRGKLKELALHVNHWYHCSLESLVSLQLGIPGSSGFTFPKHISLPRLKRLILNAFEFSEESWNGQLFSNSPVLEHLVLHFCKFRMRNFSILIPTLKFFTIHVSRSEEIGLDCVFNIDAPRLISFSHSDFVAKEFILSSFPSVGVLQQ; translated from the coding sequence ATGGATTTTGTAGATGGAACATTGCATCGCCATTCATCAAACGTAGACAAGTTTGCTATCAACTGGCCTCAACCCTTGAATGAATCTCGGGTTTATTCTTGGGTCTCTAAAGTAGTAAGGGGTAAACTTAAAGAGCTCGCACTACATGTGAATCACTGGTATCATTGCAGCTTGGAATCACTGGTGTCATTGCAGCTTGGAATTCCCGGTAGTTCTGGTTTCACCTTTCCTAAACACATCTCTCTCCCAAGACTTAAGCGCCTTATTCTTAATGCATTTGAGTTCAGCGAGGAGTCTTGGAATGGACAACTCTTTTCGAATTCACCAGTCCTTGAACATTTGGTTCTGCATTTCTGTAAATTTCGCATGAGGAATTTCAGTATTCTAATTCCTACACTCAAATTCTTCACAATTCATGTTTCACGTAGTGAGGAAATTGGTTTAGACTGTGTTTTCAATATTGATGCCCCAAGGCTTATCAGTTTCTCCCACTCGGATTTTGTTGCAAAGGAATTCATCTTGTCCAGCTTTCCatctgttggagtcttgcaacaatag